The Verrucomicrobiia bacterium DNA window CGCCTTACGCGGGCTGCGCCATCGGCGAAGAATACCTGAACACAGGCCAGCACGCGCTTGTGGTTTACGACGACCTTTCCAAGCACGCGGTCGCTTACCGCGAGCTGTCGCTTCTTTTGCAGCGTCCTCCCGGCCGCGAAGCTTATCCGGGCGACGTCTTTTATCTTCACTCGCGTCTTCTGGAACGCGCGGCGAAACTGCGCGACGATCTCGGCGGCGGTTCTCTTACCGCGCTGCCCGTCATCGAAACCCAGATGGGCGACGTGTCGGCTTACATTCCGACCAACGTCATCTCCATCACCGACGGCCAGATCTACCTGGAAAGCGACCTCTTCTACGCAGGCGTGCGTCCTGCCGTGAACGTCGGCCTTTCCGTTTCGCGCGTCGGCGGCAACGCCCAGACCAAAGCCATGAAGCAGGTGGCCGGCCAGCTGCGCCTCGCCCTTGCGCAGTACCGCGAGCTCGCGGCCTTTGCCCAGCTGTCGACCGATCTCGACAAGGCGACCAAAGACCAGCTCACCCGCGGCGAACGCATGGTGGAAATTTTGAAGCAGGACATCCTCCAGCCGATCCCGTTCGAGCGCCAGGTCATCGTGATCATGGCCGGCAACGAAGGGCTTCTCGACAGCGTTCCGCTCAACCGCGTGGCGGCCTTCGAAAAGGGCCTGCTGGAATTCATGGACAAGAATTATCACGACGTCCTCCACGAGATCCGCGAGAAAAAGGCGATCTCCGACCCCGTGAAAAAGAACCTGCTCGCGGGCATCCAGAAGTTCAAGGACCAGTTCAAATAAATGTCCGGACAATTACGCGAACTCAAAAACCGCATCCGCAGCGTGGAAAACACGAAGAAGATCACGCGCGCCATGGAAATGGTGGCCGCGGCGAAACTTCGCCGTTTTCAGACGCTGATGGTGAACGCGCGGCCTTACACCGAAGGCATCGAGAGCCTGGTTCGGCGCCTGTTCGACGCGCAGAAGACGGCCCAGCAAAAGGGCAAGAAAAAGGCGGCCGAGTTCACACATCCGTTTTTCGAAAAGCGCGAGGAAAAGAAAATCGCGCTGCTCGTCATGACGTCCGACACCGGACTTTGCGGTTCGTACAACACGGACCTGGTAAACCTGGCGAAGAAGTTCATCGGCGAGCGCAAGGTCACGGGCCAGCCGCTTCTGGTCGGCATCGGCAAATCCGGCATCACGGGTCTGCAGCGGGCGGGTTTTAAGTTCGAGCGCACTTACACGGACGTGCGTGCCAGCCGCGTCGAGGAAATCCTGAAGGATTTCAAACAATATCTCGAAGAGATCTATTCGCAGGGCAAGGTGGATGCGATTTATGTGGTCTACAGCCACTTTCTGACGCTTTCCCAGTTTCACGGCGTGGCGGAAAAGCTGCTGCCGCTGGAAGCGCCCACCCAAAAGGAAGGCCAGAAGCCCGCGGCGTCTTCCGTGGAATATATTTTTGAGCCGAGCCGCGAGGCGATCCTGGGGCAGCTTATCCCCCAGTATTTCGAAGCCAAGACGCGCATGATGTTTTTGGAAAGCATGGTCTCGGAGCAGATCGCGCGCATGAACGCCATGCATCAGGCTACGGATAACGCGAAAGAAATGATCGAAAGCCTTGTTTTGCAGCGCAACAAAGCTCGCCAGGCCTCGATCACCAAAGAAATCATCGAAATCGTATCAGGGTCTCGGGCCCTGAAAATTAAATAAGGCCCCCCATCCGGCCTTAGTGCTTTTTTAAATGGAGGTTTTATGGCCGTAGGAAAAGTCGTTCAAGTCATGGGTCCCAGCGTGGACGTTCAGTTCGAAACCGAAGACCTGCCCGCGATTCTCAACGCGCTCGAGATCGACAGGCCCGACCAGAAGTCGCGCCTTGTCCTCGAAGTGGCGCAGCACACGGGCGACAACACGGTCCGGTGCATCGCTCTCGCTTCCACCGAAGGCCTGGTGCGCGGCATGGCCGCCAAAGACACGGGCGCTCCGATCTCCGTTCCCGTGGGCGACCAGACGCTCGGCCGCATCTTCAACCTGCTGGGTGACCCCATCGACGAAAAGGGCGACGTGAAGGACAAGAACAAGAAATACCCGATTCACCGCCCCGCGCCTTCTTATGAAGAGCTGCTTCCGGTTTCCTCTGTGCTCGAAACCGGCATCAAAGTCGTCGACCTCCTGTGCCCTTACCCCAAAGGCGGCAAAGTCGGCCTGTTCGGCGGCGCCGGCGTGGGCAAGACCGTCATCGTGCAGGAACTCATCCACAACATCGCCACGCAGCACGGCGGCGTCTCGGTTTTCTGCGGCGTGGGCGAACGCACCCGCGAAGGCAACGACCTTTATCTCGAACTCACGGAATCCGGCGTCATTAAAAAGACCGCCATGGTGTTCGGCCAGATGAACGAGCCTCCCGGCGCGCGCCTTCGCGTCGCTCTTACCGGCCTTTCCATGGCCGAATATTTCCGTAACGAAGCGCACCAGGACGTCCTGCTCTTCGTGGACAACATTTTCCGTTTCACGCAGGCAGGCTCCGAAGTGTCGGCCCTTCTCGGCCGCATGCCTTCGGCCGTCGGTTACCAGCCGAACCTCTCGACCGAGATGGCCACGCTGCAGGAACGCATCGCGTCCACGCGCTCGGGTTCCATTACTTCGGTGCAGGCCATTTACGTGCCCGCCGACGACTTGACCGACCCGGCCCCGGCCACCGCGTTCTCGCACCTGGACGGCGTCACCGTGCTTTCGCGCCAGATCGCCGAACTCGGCATTTATCCGGCCGTGGACCCGCTCGGCTCGACGTCCCGCATGCTCGACCCGCGCATCGTCGGCGAAGAACATTACAAGGTCACCCGCGAAATCCAGAGGATCCTGCAGCGTTACAAGGACCTGCGCGACATCATCGCGATTCTGGGCATCAACGAACTTTCGCAGGAAGACAAAGACACGGTCATGCGCGCGCGCAAGCTGGAGCGCTTCCTGTCGCAGCCGTTCTCCGTGGCCGAGGCGTTTACCGGCCGCAAAGGAAAATATGTGCCCTTGAAAGACACGATCCAGAGTTTCAAGCGGATCGTGGCCGGGGAATTCGACCATGTGCCCGAGCAGGCCTTCTATATGTGCGGCAGCATCGAAGACGTGATCGAAAATTACGAGAAATCGAAAAATTCTTAAAAAAGCGGTATACTAGGGCTTTTTAAAATCCGCCTCCTCTTCCCCAGGGGAATGCGGTTAACTTTTTGGAACAACCATGCCGGCTCCAAGCTATCATCTGCAGGTCGTGACGCCGCAAGGACGCGCCTTCGAAGGCGATGTGGTCCATGCGCGCGTGCCCGTGCCCGACGGAAGCGTCGGCGTCCTGGCCAATCACGCGCCTTACATCACGTCCTCCCTGGGCGGAACGCTCGAAGTCCGGGGCAAAGACGGGCGGGAAGACAAATTCGCGGTCGGGCCCGGCTTTTTCGAAGTCCTCCGCAACCAGGCCATCTTCCTAACGCAATCGTTCAACGCCGGGACGGCATCCTGACCTTATGGAAGCCTTCCTTTTTTACTTTTTCTCGGCGGTGGCCATTTTAAGCGCACTCTGCGTCGTCTTCTGTCCGAAGCCCACGCGCGCCCTTCTCTCGCTCATCATCACGATGGCCGGGCTCTCCGTGATTTACCTGATCCTGGGCGCGCATTTCATCGCCATCTCGCAGATCATCGTGTATGCCGGCGCCGTGCTGGTCCTTTTTCTCTTCGTCATCATGCTCCAGGGCATCGGCGCCGAGGACCTTCCTCTCCTCAAGCGCTTTCATCCGGTTTTCC harbors:
- the atpG gene encoding ATP synthase F1 subunit gamma, whose amino-acid sequence is MSGQLRELKNRIRSVENTKKITRAMEMVAAAKLRRFQTLMVNARPYTEGIESLVRRLFDAQKTAQQKGKKKAAEFTHPFFEKREEKKIALLVMTSDTGLCGSYNTDLVNLAKKFIGERKVTGQPLLVGIGKSGITGLQRAGFKFERTYTDVRASRVEEILKDFKQYLEEIYSQGKVDAIYVVYSHFLTLSQFHGVAEKLLPLEAPTQKEGQKPAASSVEYIFEPSREAILGQLIPQYFEAKTRMMFLESMVSEQIARMNAMHQATDNAKEMIESLVLQRNKARQASITKEIIEIVSGSRALKIK
- the atpA gene encoding F0F1 ATP synthase subunit alpha, with the translated sequence MMLKPEEVVQAIQTEIKKYETKLRMESVGYVLQVGDGIARVYGLEEVMAGELVTFEDKTMGLALNLEPENVGVVILGSDKNIKEGEQVKRTGRIAEVPVGNALLGRVVNPLGEPMDGKGPIASDKRRPLETLPPSVIKRQPVKEPLQTGIKAIDAMIPIGRGQRELIIGDRQTGKTAILLDTIINQKGTGVKCIYVAIGQKLSSVVAIAQMLEKYGAMEYTTIVSASSDDPAPLQYLAPYAGCAIGEEYLNTGQHALVVYDDLSKHAVAYRELSLLLQRPPGREAYPGDVFYLHSRLLERAAKLRDDLGGGSLTALPVIETQMGDVSAYIPTNVISITDGQIYLESDLFYAGVRPAVNVGLSVSRVGGNAQTKAMKQVAGQLRLALAQYRELAAFAQLSTDLDKATKDQLTRGERMVEILKQDILQPIPFERQVIVIMAGNEGLLDSVPLNRVAAFEKGLLEFMDKNYHDVLHEIREKKAISDPVKKNLLAGIQKFKDQFK
- a CDS encoding F0F1 ATP synthase subunit epsilon, with product MPAPSYHLQVVTPQGRAFEGDVVHARVPVPDGSVGVLANHAPYITSSLGGTLEVRGKDGREDKFAVGPGFFEVLRNQAIFLTQSFNAGTAS
- the atpD gene encoding F0F1 ATP synthase subunit beta, yielding MAVGKVVQVMGPSVDVQFETEDLPAILNALEIDRPDQKSRLVLEVAQHTGDNTVRCIALASTEGLVRGMAAKDTGAPISVPVGDQTLGRIFNLLGDPIDEKGDVKDKNKKYPIHRPAPSYEELLPVSSVLETGIKVVDLLCPYPKGGKVGLFGGAGVGKTVIVQELIHNIATQHGGVSVFCGVGERTREGNDLYLELTESGVIKKTAMVFGQMNEPPGARLRVALTGLSMAEYFRNEAHQDVLLFVDNIFRFTQAGSEVSALLGRMPSAVGYQPNLSTEMATLQERIASTRSGSITSVQAIYVPADDLTDPAPATAFSHLDGVTVLSRQIAELGIYPAVDPLGSTSRMLDPRIVGEEHYKVTREIQRILQRYKDLRDIIAILGINELSQEDKDTVMRARKLERFLSQPFSVAEAFTGRKGKYVPLKDTIQSFKRIVAGEFDHVPEQAFYMCGSIEDVIENYEKSKNS
- a CDS encoding NADH-quinone oxidoreductase subunit J yields the protein MEAFLFYFFSAVAILSALCVVFCPKPTRALLSLIITMAGLSVIYLILGAHFIAISQIIVYAGAVLVLFLFVIMLQGIGAEDLPLLKRFHPVFLPLAGVGTACLFTFLFLVLKRTPFPAALGVNGTIQAVGHSLFTQFLLPFELTSVLLLLGVFAAIALGKQEEA